The segment gttacaggagtcttttatacagggacaggactaatttgtgtgccttttgtgcacataaccggtctgtggggtcagaattcttgctggttggtaggggatcaaatacttatttcccttaattaaatacaaatgaatttataacttctatttaatgttttttttctggattttttgttgatattctgtctctctctgttaaaataaaccttccataaaaattatagactgttcaagtctttgtaagggggtaaacttacaaaatcagcaggggatcaaatacttatttcccccactgtaagcCTAAATAAAAGATGTGGGATAAGCTCTGCCAACTTCTATTTTGATTTGGTTTGAAAAAACCAACTTGTATCATGAAATAATTGCTTTTATTTCAGGGAGTTGATCATAAAGAAATGGTGTTTCCATGCTTAGGACAAACTTCATATACAGTCCACATAAATCCACTAACTAATCTTGTTTGGCGCTCAGAAGAAGGTCTAAAATTATGGATTTGTGATGGCACCATGTCTAAACTAAGCTTAAAGTAAcagatgaatggagaatgaTGAAACTAATCCAGCTTACTTAGTAAAGCACTGGAGATGATGCTAGCATGCTTTTTTTGATGATGTTTGTGTTCTTAGGGCAACTGTTTGGAAGTGTTAAGCTGTTAACAGTACAGAAGGACCTGATGGTGATGTCCTGCTCTTCTCCAAATCATCCACCTAGCctggtatacacacacaccttcaaaaCATAAGTGAATGCAGTTTTGACTGTAGATGAAGGTGCGCACTGCACTGATAAATCTCATACAACGAAAGAGATTagccttttatttattcattgttctTTTTCTGTACTCTTACTCCCCCTGCTGCTCTCTCAACACCTCATGTAACATtagatttaacatttaaaatgcactCTTTTTATAGAAAGTAGCCTTTGTTCCTGATGGAAAGCATACACAGTGGGTTCACCTGGGTGGAGCTGATACATGTGAGAGTTTTGACTGGCAGTCCATGATAATCACACCTCTGCCTGAAGAAGAAAACCACCAGTTCTGTAAGTAACATTTGAACATATAGAATTATGACCTTCCCAATAGAAAATAACACTGCACTCAActtcctctttctttttctaAATTAGCTGCTGTGAATTTTGGGGCAGTGCTGTTAAAACCTGCTAGTTCTTTGAGGGGTGTGAAGTTTCCTCTGGTTGTTTTCATACATGGTGGGTTCACGCATATTACAAAACTCTATAAGCAACCAGAAAGTGATGTGCTATGAATGATAGTTTTGTTTTGGGTGTTTGAAGGTGGGCCTCATTCTCATTTTGCTGCTGAATGGAATGTTACTGCCACAGCTTTGACCAAACTGGGTTTTGTTGTGCTTTTGGGTAAGGAAAATGTATGTTTTGTCTTTATCATCAACTGGTACTGTAAAatccaaaaataaatgtatcaaGGAATTATTTCATGTGTTTGTAGTAAACTATAGAGGTTCCACTGGATTCGGTCAAGACAGTATTGATTCTCTCCTTGAAAACATTGGCAGTCAGGATGTGAAAGATGTTCAGGTTTGTACATGAATGCactcacaattttttttatttacttggtAACTACATACATAAGTCAGTGGTCTTTTTGGCAAGATCAAATGGAAAAtacaaactgtcaccttatgatTAGAGAAACTTTGTtaagatggtcagatgtaattaataatcacaaaaaaaacaggtttaaaGCATGGTCTtaagggcggcactgtggctcagtgggtagcactgtcgcctcacagcaagaaggtccagccAACATACCACCTATATAATTGCAATACAAAGGTGCAATAACATATGTATTAACAAAATGCAATATATTATACATATGTTCTATAtgcatatattatatttataataatatataacaaacAAGGTACATTACTTGTTTTAAAAAAGGAAACCctttagtgtaaataaatacacactgtGTGTAGTTTGTCTGGCAAAAAGTCtgtaattctgtttttttttttcttttctgttcgCTACAAGTCTCTTGTACTGCTGTaagtcttatcttattttatctcttATTATTAAAGCTTTAAGTTTGGCAATTTTTTGCCTATAAATGTATATGGTACATATATGGTATATAAATCCATCTTTAATTTAAggagtggcacagtggctcggtgggtagcactgtcgtctcacagcaagatggtcctggattcgatttggagcagtctgggtcctttctgtgtggagtttgcatgttctccccgtgtctgcatgggtttcctccgggagctccagtttcctcccacagtccaaatacatgcaagtgaggtcaattggagatacaaaattgtccatgactgtgtttgacaataaaacttgtgaactgatgaatcttgtgttaactaccatttctgtcacaaatgtatccaaagtgtgtaaaacatgacgttaaaatcctaataaataaataaagcatggTCTTAAAGTCTGGTGCACAAGAAAGAAGCACCTGCAGAAGCAGTGTCATAAAACAGAAAAGTTAAATGAAGTACATTTACcctatttccaaaaaaagacatttaaaatcTTTCTactgtagatttttttttgtaaatataacaaatttagaatttaatactTGCAACTTTGATGCTTGCAACTGCAATTTGATGCAAATGCCTCCTCATGATGTGTCATACATTTTCAGtgggagacagatctggactgcaggcagaccagttaAACACATGCACTTGATGATCCCAATATACAGTACACCTATAAGCAAAAACATTTCTAAGTAATTTCTTTAatgataaacaaatcacagattgttttttgcattttacaaaacaagtTTCCAGAAATTGAGTTTGTAGTAAAAGAAATTGATACACTTTTTTGTTGGGCTTTGTGTTGGAAAAGTCCATTTCGCCTTTTTCTTTGTAATCCACAGCATGTTGCATGAggttttccttccacagtcatgTCAAAGGTTTGAAAATGAGCATTTTTTTCCCATTGTTTGGCTGTACATTATGTTCAAAATATTTGTAACATATTTTCCAAGCTACTGCACAAAGATCTGTTAGGAAATGACCAAATATGTTTAGAAAAGGctgagatgaaaaaaaaaaaacattttgtcacGGGTTTATTTTCACCACTTCCTTTTCTACTAATGTCTCTGTTTAGAGGGCTGTGCTGCATGTCCTGCAGGATGACAAGTCCCTTGATCCTGATAGAATAGCTGTGATGGGTGGGTCCCATGGAGGATTTCTCACTTGTCACCTGATTGGTCAGTATCCAGAGTTCTACAAAGCATGTGCAGCACGAAACCCTGTCATCAACGCAGCCACTTTGCTTGGGACCAGTGACATCATCGACTGGTAACCTTTTACAAGTAaatcttgcacagtaaaatctAAAGTTTGATGacacacaatatggccaaaagtatgttgacacctcttatttatttacttcatttaCTTTAGcgagatgtataaaccaattatataaaataaatagtttatatataaaatgacaTTGAAGCAACTATTTGGGGAAGGCTATTACCTGTTTAAACAGAAGtctgtccctgtgcacaaagcaagctctgtaATGACATGATTTGACAAGTTTAGTGTAGAGAAACTCCACTGCCTGCTCAGAGCCCAGCCCTTAACCCTACTGAACATTATGAATTGGAACTTTGGTTGTGAGCTAGGCCTTCTAGTCCAACATCACACACCAACAATTGGCTAACACCACgaaggctaagtgggtagcactgtcgcctcacagcaagaaggtcctgagttcgatccccaggtagggcggtccgggtcctttctgtgtggagtttgcatgttctccccgtgtctgcgtgggtttacccggaggtgctccggtttcctcccacagtccaaagacgtgcaggtgaggtaaattggcgacactaaattgtccaagactgtgtttgatataaccttgtgaactgatgaatcttgtgtactgagtaactagcgtttcctgtcatgaatgtaaccaaagtgtaaaacatgacgttaaaatcctaataaacaaacaaacaatatagcTACTGGAGGGTGGCGACTTAATTTTGATACCTGTAGTTTTGAAACGCTCACGTTCAGGTgatcacatacttttgaccatatatcgTTGCTCTGAAAATGTGTGTACTATTATTAATTGATGATGGTCAAATGGCAGTAGCTGTAGTAATAGAGTTGATGTGTGTTGTACTCTCATCTACAGGAGATATTCCTCTGTTGGTCTGGATTACTGGTTTGACCAGTTACCTACTCCACAAGCCCTGACCACCATGCTGGAGAAATCACCTATAGTGCATGCAGCACAGGTACAAAATTAtagtacatatatacagtatagtatatacataataaaatatgtgtGGGAACTCAACACTAGCAGGTGATCAGGAGTGACCACAAACTGGACACATGctggagggggtgtgtggtgaCCCGGCTGTCTTTGATCAGATTAGAGAATTGTGTTAAGTTAGCGGCAGCAAGTTCACACTCAGTAATTGGAGTGCAAAAGTAGAAGCATTTTACTAGTGGTCTCATTATTTGCACTCTTTGTATATCATGGTTGACatttcaatgatttctgcaacatttctgcaacattttttaaaacatactcccgattttagcgtagtcaatttgtcttccactgctagggatccctgattgcattcgaggaaggTATATTTCCTCCGACCTGTGCACAGTCCTTAACGGATCctttctttttcacccatgcattctgcacaggtgcctctatctgctaatcggggtccttgcacagcattagaagaccccacccacattttctggtcatcccgccctagcagacactgTAGCCaattctgctgcaggcactgccaattatgccctctagagggcgcccagctgcTTGACTGTGGATACTTATAAAACCAATGGCAGAACTTTTGGGTTTTTGCCAATCTTGGCATAGAAAATTACTCTTCCATGCACTTTGTAACAGGGGTGAATTCGTTTTATTAGTACTAAAGTTCATCAGCTATAGTTAATCATCTTATTTTCTTATAAACTGACCATTTTATCTGGAATAACCTTATTGTCTAAGCTGAAATCAATGATTTTTGCTGTGTCCATGTGCAATACGTTTGTTTTGGTATTTTAGATCCGCACTCCAGTGTTGCTCATGTTAGGTGGGAAGGATAAAAGAGTTCCACCTTACCAAGGTCTGGAGCTTTACAAAGCTCTTAAGAGCAGAAACTCACCtgtcaggtacacacacacacacacacacacacacacagtttagacACATTCATAATTCATACTCACTTTTACTGAATTCTTGTCTTTCTCTCACTTTGGCTCTCTATCTTTTTGTCTCCCAGGCTTTTGTGGTTTGATGGTGATGGGCATTCTCTTTCTAAAGTGGAAACACAGTCAGACTGTTTTCTGAATGTAGCACTGTGGTTCAAACAGCACTTAGAAATGTACTAAACTAagctgtcataaatgtaattaaaggaCAACACTGATCCTGTCAATGACATTTCCTCATATGTAGTTGATTAGCAAAAACATATTTGGTTTCCTGTGTAttcctgttttactttattCTTTACTGAAGCTACAGGGTAATTTAGGTAACAAGTAATGGAAGTCTGTCTTAaccatgaatgtattttataggTACTTGCATATAttctaaaatacattaaaggGAAACAATAATTCACACCACATGTTTACATAAATGAGTATGTATTTGCAAGCATGAACAAATGTGTTCCAAAGTTCATAGAGAAAAAGTATTTAGTTAGAGATGTAATGTAAGTGTGGCAAGTGCTCAAGGTGGCAACCAGTTGCAATCTCAGCGATGCTATTGGTTGCCTGGATGTCTACACAGAaattattggctatgtcagaggggtgtttgtggtggtgatAAAGACAGGGAGTGGCGGACAGGTGCTGGGGTCCTGCAATGGATTGCTTTCATCTCTggggtgtgttattgcattgtgcccagtgattcaggataaaccggacccaccacgactctgaccaggataaaaaggtggtaaaacatgaaaatgaaatgaaatctaGATGAATGGGGCATTTGTGGAATATTTGTCAGTGGACAGAAAAAGATGTCACGATGCTGTCTTAGACTAAGGATAAAGAAGGTGACAATGAAGCCAGCAGCTAAGagcaaaataacccaaagaaaacaataaaacacaaacatccTTTGCAAAAATGCATGTCACCATAGTCACCATAGCTAATTGTAGTTACTAATGAGGAAATTGGAGGCCATGCCAAGTTGCAGTGTCTGTATTTTGACCCTGTGtttgatccgctcataccagcacaacacacactaacacaccaccaccatgtcagtgtcactgcagtgctgagaatgatccaccacccaaataataccagctctgaggtggtcctgtgggggtcctgaccattgaaaaacagggtgaaagcaggttaaaaaacaaTTTTTATTACAGCCACTAGGTGGCAGAATGAATATGTCCTTTATGGCAAGAAAAAGCTTTACAGCGTTTGTGGGATAAGATGTTACAAAAAAAGTAGTTGCCTTTCaatagtttattattgtttgatTGTTAGTTCATGTATTTAGTTCCTACTGTACTTTAAATTACAAACTAGCTGTAGTTTTGTAAAAGCATTTATAAGGTTTAGCCTCCAAGTCGTTTCTGAACTTGACAAAAATGTAGCTGTTTAATATTctgctgtatttatattatgAGGGCAATATATTTGCACCTTCTGTCTATAGGTCTGAAGGCAGGACAGATCAACAGATGATGCTTAATGCAGAATGTAAATCTGTGTACAACCTTATAAAGGACACTGTTAATAATTTAAACCACCAGACtgcttcacagacacacacaaaacatcTCAACACATCTCTTCTTTTTTTGGGAATCCAACTGCTAGATGAGAGCAAGTAAGTTACAGTGACTACCTGGCAATTTTGGGCCTTGAAacaatgaccttctgattattaatgATACAGCTGCATGccatttttgcacattttacatTGCTACATGGTATGTGGTGAAATAATTCCACATACTATGGATCTGGTGATACCTACATTGGAATGGCTTTAGTTTGatatcagttatttatttactttgctTTACACAGTCAAGGTGATTAACTATTGACTAACCTGCAAATGATTCCAGACATACTGGGCTACAAACAGTGCTTTCATTTGTAATCATTCGAATTTGCAGTACAGCATTCTGTTTAGGATTAGTTTCACATATTGAATTGTGTTAATTACTACCAGAGTAACTTTGTTGTTTGGAATTGCTAAAATATTTTACCCATTAATAACCTGAGTGTCCCATATCTGGAATAATTACGTTAAAGcatctttgtttcttttattcATGGACATGGGTCTAACATGAGTCTACCCTTATTGTATCACTGACGCCATTTAAGAAGCACCATTTGGATCAAAAGAGTGGATACAGGGTTTCTGCATTAGAGCCCATATCAGCCCACCTGTCATATACATTTTTGGCCTCATTTGGCAGTGTGTGCACATTA is part of the Trichomycterus rosablanca isolate fTriRos1 chromosome 7, fTriRos1.hap1, whole genome shotgun sequence genome and harbors:
- the zgc:136971 gene encoding S9 family peptidase isoform X1, which codes for MEKSMTMFACLAWSPCEERLLYIAEKKKPDLSMQQSCSSANDNVSEEDKNVYREDWGEGLVGKSVPVLCVADLTKGEVTVSTVVPPHISPGQALWAEDSRNVIFVGWWHEPFRLGLKFCSNRRSTLFYTDLKKNCELMSSDSGSVLSPRLSPDRRWLVYLQGQVFGPHQQCLQIILYDMQNKTSSVLVDIVRRAAKGQFAGVYESLAQHCWSTNSEQIFFSSACENNKMVFSVERRTGRVTAVCDDSAGQLFGSVKLLTVQKDLMVMSCSSPNHPPSLKVAFVPDGKHTQWVHLGGADTCESFDWQSMIITPLPEEENHQFSAVNFGAVLLKPASSLRGVKFPLVVFIHGGPHSHFAAEWNVTATALTKLGFVVLLVNYRGSTGFGQDSIDSLLENIGSQDVKDVQRAVLHVLQDDKSLDPDRIAVMGGSHGGFLTCHLIGQYPEFYKACAARNPVINAATLLGTSDIIDWRYSSVGLDYWFDQLPTPQALTTMLEKSPIVHAAQIRTPVLLMLGGKDKRVPPYQGLELYKALKSRNSPVRLLWFDGDGHSLSKVETQSDCFLNVALWFKQHLEMY